The Anser cygnoides isolate HZ-2024a breed goose chromosome 4, Taihu_goose_T2T_genome, whole genome shotgun sequence region TCCTGGTCCTGAATTGTTTTCATGACTGGACCAAGCCCCAGATCTCTCACCTCCTTAAAccaaatggaaaaaggaaaacacattggTTAATGGCACCTAATTCTCCAGCCAGCTGTTGCAACAAAATTCTCCCATTAAACATAATGGAAAATTAGACACTGTGTTCCTCTGGATTTCAGTAGATTCTTGATCAAGTTTATCTTGAAAGGCCTCACAGTttgaaaagcaggaagaaacaTAGAAACAAATAGTAAGAACAGTAGTTTTACATTAGCAATTAGCTTCCACCCCATCTCATAGTCTTGATGTTTCCAAAACAGTGCAGAGTCCCTGCCTGCAGATTTTATAAGCAGGCAgtttagattaaaaataacagaggaactgaagaaaaattgatCTGCTCAAGGTCACACAGCAGGCAGACTAAGGCATAAAGTATTATAAAACTTAACAGCGACCCAATCACTAACACACACTGCATCTGACCTCACTGAAAACATCTGCTCGTTTTGAGTAAGAGTGGCTCAGTTTAGCAGCTAACATTACCCCATATTGTTTCTGGTAATTCTAGTCTTGTACTTGGTATCAGAAGAGAGGATAAAAACTTTGCAGTGTGATTGCAGTTATTATGCATGAGTCACTAAGACTGACAAATACcttgataaaaatgaaagcaaataaagtgCACTGGGGGGAGGAGAGTCACAGGTTTTATATCTGAACTAATAACGTGAGGTTCTGTCTCTGAACCAGATGTCTTCCATTTATAATTAAGAGAAGGTGCAAAACCAAAGTAAAATAACTTCCTGGTCTAGAGAAAATCGGGGATACAAAAATAAGCTCAACCACAGGTTTAACGCATAAGGAAGCATAAAAAGGCAAGAACTGAAAGCAATGTTACAGTCTCTCTGAAATATGGCATGGGAGAAAAATCTCAACTTGAATCATCAGTTTAAGTCAGACTTCTACATGTAATTTGAtgttgaatttcattttcaatgaTTTGGGAGAAAGAAGCTCTCGTTGGGATGATACACCTGTTAAACTACGCTGATACAGGATCCAAAATAATGCTTAATTTACTGTAAAGAACTACATTAATCAGGGAGATGAACAAACTCATTTGTCCAAAAGCACCATGGCTGAACACCAACTCCGAAAGCAATCTTCGTGGAAAAATCCAAGTAAACATTCAAGATGTCAAACCACTAACAGAGGAAAAGTCTAATTTAATTAAGATAGACCAGCTAAACAAGTTTCACAGGACACATTCTGCATGCTAGGGGAATTTGAAATGAGgcaaattaaatattaacagCAATAAGTGAACTACACTGCTTTTTATTACCATTCAGAATTTCAAAGACAAATACATTCTTAATATGCAAAGCCATATGCACTCAGAGACAcgctttcctctgctgtcaaAACTGAAGGCAGATACTAATTAATCCCTACGTGCTTtaagtttttcagttttcagaatcAATGAAGAAATTTTCGAAGTCCTACTCCCGCTAGATTTCAGATTCCTCCCCAGTAAAAGCACATTTGTGCAAGTAAACAACAAGGAACAGgacagaaataataaagcaaCCCTTTATTCTGTTTCGACTGTGCCCAGTGGGACAGAACCCTGAAACTGCCACAGTAATACCAGAGGCAAGTGGCATGCACACACAAGGTCACTAGTGCACACACAGCATGAAAGAACTTCCCAAAGTCTGAAATAACCACAGCAAAATCAATTTGCATAGCCACTAGCTAGTAATAGTGAAGCACAACCCTTCTAATCTTCTGCAGCAGGTACATACgaagcatttctgctgcaaatGCCCTGCACAAGGGTACCTGAAAGAACTAGATTGGCAACCCCTGTTGGCCAAGTGGTTTGAGCAAGCCTGGAAGAAAccaatgtttgttttaacattaCTAAAGCATAAACTTTTGACCAAGTACATTTAATCCTTGCTATTTAATACTTGATTGGACCCCTTCTGTCTCACCAGAGAGACAGAGGGTTAAATGAGTGGGTCAGACAGCAGATCAGTAACATTTCCTTGCCTTACATACTATGACTATCTATTTCAATCCATTATGTGATGGAAAAGTCATCTGTTTtcacgcttcttttgatgttgcccaggatacagttggctttctgggctacaAGCACACACTGCCTGAAAGACCCTTCTGTAGATTTTTCAGAGAGCTTCTTTGGCATTACTTTGTTTCTGCCTTTACAATCTCATCTCATCTGGAAGAGATAACAGTAATTACTCTTCCCCTGCTACAATCCTATCCTACAGGGTATGAAAACAATGTTTGGAGAGCACTGCAAGTTGAATTTTCCCAGATTCAAAGAGCAGTTTGCTTCAGTCTGCCTTGAAAGCCAGTGAGAAACAGAgctcttatttttgtttttgaacaaaTAGCAGTTGAGTGTTGGCTGGAGGTTTGCAGCCAGTTAAACATAACACCCTAACGATGTATTGGTTTCAAGCCTGTCCCACAGGCACCTATTGCATATAACACAGTACAATCCTGCTTGCTTGCTAGCATTATAATGGCTTGGAGCCCCACCTGTGAAGCTGGGCTTAAaaccaggaggaggaggtgcctGATGATTCTGCCAGGAAGGACGAGCGAATCCATCACCATCACCAGACGTCTGCTGAGGCTGCTGGTTACTGAGGAAGAGCTTGTATACTCCAAAAGCAAGAACCAGAATAACAATTATAACAATTGCTCCGGCACCAGAATCAGAAGAATCCTTCCTTGTCTGATAAAAGCCAGAACCGAAGCTTTCAGAGTTCTTCACTTTCCTTTCACCTTCCTCAGTCAGCTCTAACCTGAACAGCAAACTACAGGATCCTCTTAAGATGTAAGGATCATCTGGATAATCATAGCCTTCACAGCTCACTTCAATTTGTCCAAAGCGATAGGTGTTCTCCAAGTCTGCTTTGCACTgccactggaaaaataaacacaatataAAATAGCAGCTACTTCTCCAGAGATGAGAATACCTCTCTGTTTTCCCAAACATGCTCAGAAATGCAACTATCATTGCCAAGAAATCATTTAAAAGGCCAGAGCATAAGGAATTTCTAAGTTCTCCTATCCTAAGGACTAGAACTTTGGAATTAACttagaatgatttaaaaaaaacttaaaagttAATATAATCTCAACATTCAGAGCAAAGAAGAGTTACAACTCTGTGAGATTTTCTGAACAGGTTTTTCAAGTATGCCTTATTTAGGtataacatttctgaaaataatctgTATTCTGCATAATGAAGTGCACCATTAATAAACACCTGTCCAATGCAGAGTGGAGAGCAGATACAAACATAGCCCATGGAAGTCTGAAAAGCAATGCACACAATTATATTTGTGTTCAGATATGAAAAGCAATTGGGACAGACATGATAAGGAATTCATATGTGATATTTAATAATCAGATTGCGATTCTGTAGGTGAACATATACAGATTTGTCAGTCTCACAATTCTTTGAAGTATCTGAATTTAGGTGTCAACTCTAACTGTAACTGACATACTTTAAAAGAAGTAATTTCCAAATTAATAATTCAGGATAGCAGTGCCCACTGCCAATTCAAATTTGACCATACTTTTACAATACCGTATCAATTTTAATAATAAGCTTCAGCTTGGATTCCTGTTTATTCTATTGCCAGAAGCATAGGTAACAGATAAAAAAGCTCTGTCTTGAAATACCTGACAAAAATACTAACGTGCAAGAGGAAGCCCTAGAAATCTGAactaaaagttttaaaagttaaagCTGAAGTGCTGAAATATCTATggtaatttctattttaagtaTGATGAATCActgaatggctcaggttggaagggaccctaacgatcatccagttccaaaccccctaccatggacagggatgccacccactagatcaggttgccaacagccccatccagcctggtcttgaacacctcctgggatggggcatccacagcttctctgggcaacctgttccagcgcctcaccaccctctgaataaAGAATTACCCTTTCCTCTTTCAGAAGCTACCGAGTCAGCAAGAGAACTATTTCATTAAGGCTTAACGCCAACTTTAAACACTTACCTGCACGTCGTACCCATCCCAGCCTTTGTTGTAACACTGAACAACCTCAGGGACGCGGGAGCACCCAGCGCTGCCTCCCGTGCACTGCAACTGCGGGACGGCCGCCGTGCGCCGGGACGTGGTGTACTGACCCCTGTGCAGAGTGAGCGCCTGCACCTCCCTCAGCAGAACCCTGCCTGCAACGAGAAGCACGGCGATCAGCACGGAGCGCAGGCCCACCGTAACCACGGGGCAACCGGGAacccgcccccttccccagaaGGGCCTCCCCGGGCGCAGGAGCGGCTCCGCAGGCCTCACCCGGCTGGGCCCAGCCccgcgcggggccggcggcagcgctgaggaggagcagcaggagcacggccccggcacCACCGGCCGCCATGGCGGCTCCCCGCTAACTGAGCTCTTCCGGGTCCGCGCGGCGCTGCTCATTGGCCGCCCGGCCGGAAGGagcggggagcagccggggAGCACGCGCACTGCGCGCTTCCCGCGAAGCCTCGCCCTAGCAACGCGCGGCGCCTTCACTTCCGGGAAAGGGCGGGGCGCGCTCCGCGCATGCGCGCTGCCTTTTCCCGGAAGCGGCTGCTGGGGCTCCGCCGGTGCGCTCCGCGGGCCATGGCCGGCATCAAAGgtgcgcggggaggggggggcgttGCCACGGCAACCGCGGCGCGGGAACCCCGCgtgaggggcgggggggggggaagccccTGAGGGGCTGCGGAGGTGCGGTTGTGCCCGTTGGAAGCCTACGGGCGGCGTTCTGTGTCGTGTCTCCAGCCGTTTATCTGTTTTCGGTTTGCTTCCTTACAGCGCTGATCAGCCTGTCCTTTGGGGGAGCGGTCGGACTGATGTTCCTGATGCTGGGATGCGCCCTCCCCCAGTACAAGTAACGTAACGCTTGGGTTGGGTTCAACCTCGGGGTTTCCCTGCCGATACCTCCCCAGGCTGGGTCATACCCACCCGGGAGGCTCTCGGCAAAGTCATCCTTCAGATAACGTAACAAATTTTCCCTTAATGTGCCTGAGGAATCTTGTCTAATTAAGCCACGAGCAACGTAGGAAAGCATGGCTAAGTACGGCGGTGTAATTTTTGTAACGTTGATTGCACTGACATTAAACAAAAAACGTATCAAAGGTTTTGGTGCTCCATGGCTCCTGAATATCAGCTGAGAGCAATACTCTTGTGCTGTGTGCACTGAAAGCTTGCAGGCAAAACGAGGTGAGGACTACGCAAAGATAG contains the following coding sequences:
- the SARAF gene encoding store-operated calcium entry-associated regulatory factor isoform X2, whose protein sequence is MAAGGAGAVLLLLLLSAAAGPARGWAQPGRVLLREVQALTLHRGQYTTSRRTAAVPQLQCTGGSAGCSRVPEVVQCYNKGWDGYDVQWQCKADLENTYRFGQIEVSCEGYDYPDDPYILRGSCSLLFRLELTEEGERKVKNSESFGSGFYQTRKDSSDSGAGAIVIIVILVLAFGVYKLFLSNQQPQQTSGDGDGFARPSWQNHQAPPPPGFKPSFTGGERSGAWSSHENNSGPGFWTGLGAGGLLGYLAGSHRARSQSHFSMWTDPPAAPPMYGQSSNSTQGSSTGTRTASGFGGTKRR
- the SARAF gene encoding store-operated calcium entry-associated regulatory factor isoform X1 → MAAGGAGAVLLLLLLSAAAGPARGWAQPGRVLLREVQALTLHRGQYTTSRRTAAVPQLQCTGGSAGCSRVPEVVQCYNKGWDGYDVQWQCKADLENTYRFGQIEVSCEGYDYPDDPYILRGSCSLLFRLELTEEGERKVKNSESFGSGFYQTRKDSSDSGAGAIVIIVILVLAFGVYKLFLSNQQPQQTSGDGDGFARPSWQNHQAPPPPGFKPSFTGGERSGAWSSHENNSGPGFWTGLGAGGLLGYLAGSHSRARSQSHFSMWTDPPAAPPMYGQSSNSTQGSSTGTRTASGFGGTKRR